Proteins from a single region of Felis catus isolate Fca126 chromosome B4, F.catus_Fca126_mat1.0, whole genome shotgun sequence:
- the TCF20 gene encoding transcription factor 20 isoform X1 — protein MLEGCWPAAVLLNSMQSFREQSSYHGDQQSYPQEVHGSSRIEEFSPRQAQMFQNFGGAGGGSGGSGGGGGGGRRGTAAAAAMASETSGHQGYQGFRKEAGDFYYMAGSKDPVTSGTPQPPQRRPSGPVQSYGPPQGSSFGNQYGSEGHVGQFQAQHSALGGVSHYQQDYTGPFSPGSAQYQQQASSQQQQQQQQQQVQQLRQQLYQSHQPLPQATGQPASGSSHLQPMQRPSALPSSAAGYQLRVGQFGQHYQSSAASSSSSFPSPQRFSQSGQSYDGGYSVNAGSQYEGHGVGSNAQAYGTQSNYSYQPQSMKNFEQAKIPPGTQQPQQQPQQQAQQAQQHPPQHVMQYANAATKLPLQGQVGQYSQPEVPVRSPMQFHQNFSPISNPSPAASVVQSPSCSSTPSPLMQSGESLQCGQGSVPMGSRNRILQLMPQLSPTPSMMPSPNSHAAGFKGFGLEGVPEKRLTDPGLSSLSALSTQVANLPNTVQHMLLSDALTPQKKTSKRPSSSSKKADSCTNSEGSSQPEEQLKSPMAESLDGGCSSSSEDQGERVRQLSGQSTSSDTTYKGGASEKAGSSPAQGTQNEAPRLNASPAAGEEAASPGAKDTPLSSEGNPKVNEKTVGVIVSREAMTSRVEKPGGQDKSSQEDDPAVTQRPPSTGGAKETSHPSVPQPEPPGGGSKGNKNGDNNSNHNGEGNGQSGHSTVGPGFIGRSEPSKSPGSLRYSYKDSFGSAVPRNVSSFPQYPTGQDKGDFTGHGERKGRNEKFPSLLQEVLQGYHHHPDRRYSRSTQEHQGMAGGLEGATRPNVLVSQTNELASRGLLNKSIGSLLENPHWGPWERKSSGTAPEMKQINLADYPIPRKFEIEPQSSAHEPGGSLSERRSVICDISPLRQIVRDPGAHSLGHMGADARLARSERLNPSLSQSVILPGGLVSMETKLKSQSGQIKEEDFEPPKSQASFNNKKSGDHCHPASIKHESYRGNASPGAAHDSISDYGPQDSRPAPMRRVPGRVGGREGMRGRSPSQYHDFSEKLKMSPGRSRGPGGDPHHMNPHMTFSERANRTSLHAPFSPNSESLASAYHTNTRAHAYGDPNAGLNSQLHYKRQMYQQQQEEYKDWSSSSAQGVISAAQHRQEGPRKSPRQQQFLDRVRSPLKNDKDGMMYGPPMGTYHDPSAQEGGRCLMSSDGLSNKGIELKHGSQKLQQESCWDLSRQTSPAKSSGPPGMSNQKRYGPPHEADGHGLAETAQSSKPGNVMLRLPGQEDHSSQNPLIMRRRVRSFISPIPSKRQSQDVKNSNTEDKGRLLHPPKEGADRAFNSYAHLSHSQDVKSVPKRESSKDLPSPDSRNCPAVTLTSPAKTKILPPRKGRGLKLEAIVQKITSPNIRRSASSNSAEAGGDTVTLDDILSLKSGPPEGGSVAVPDAEMEKRKGELVSDLVCPTSQDLNVEKPLARSSEEWRGSGDDKVKTETHPDTVTAGKEPPGTMTSTTSQKPGSNQGRPDGSLGGTAPLIFSDAKNVPPAGVSAPEANPKAEDKESDTVTISPKQEGFPPKGYFPSGKKKGRPIGSVNKQKKQQPPPPPPQPPQIPEASADGEPKPKKQRQRRERRKPGAQPRKRKTKQAVPIVEPQEPEIKLKYATQPLDKTDAKNKSFFPYIHVVNKCELGAVCTIINAEEEEQTKLVRGRKGQRSLTPPPSSTESKVLPASSFMLQGPVVTESSVMGHLVCCLCGKWASYRNMGDLFGPFYPQDYAATLPKNPPPKRATEMQSKVKVRHKSASNGSKTDTEEEEEQQQKEQRSLAAHPRFKRRHRSEDCGGGPRSLSRGLPCKKATTEGGGEKTVLDSKPSVPTTSEGGPELELQIPELPLDSNEFWVHEGCILWANGIYLVCGRLYGLQEALEIAREMKCSHCQEAGATLGCYNKGCSFRYHYPCAIDADCLLHEENFSVRCPKHKPPLPFPLPPLQNKTAKGSLSTEQSERG, from the coding sequence GAGGGCTGTTGGCCTGCTGCCGTGCTGCTGAACAGTATGCAGTCCTTCCGGGAGCAAAGCAGTTACCACGGAGACCAACAGAGCTACCCGCAGGAGGTACACGGCTCATCCCGGATAGAAGAGTTCAGCCCTCGTCAGGCCCAGATGTTCCAGAATTTTGGGGGTGCAGGTGGCGGCAGTGgtggcagcggcggcggcggcggcggtgggcGACGAGGAACGGCGGCTGCGGCAGCGATGGCTAGCGAAACCTCTGGCCACCAGGGCTACCAGGGTTTCAGGAAGGAGGCTGGAGACTTTTACTACATGGCGGGCAGCAAAGACCCCGTGACGTCGGGAACCCCGCAGCCGCCTCAGCGAAGGCCTTCGGGGCCTGTGCAGAGCTACGGACCCCCCCAGGGGAGCAGCTTTGGCAATCAGTATGGGAGCGAGGGTCACGTGGGCCAGTTTCAAGCACAGCACTCTGCCCTTGGTGGTGTGTCTCATTATCAGCAGGATTACACGGGGCCCTTCTCTCCAGGGAGCGCTCAGTACCAGCAGCAGGCCTccagccagcagcagcagcagcagcagcagcagcaggtacAGCAGTTGAGACAACAGCTTTACCAGTCCCATCAGCCTCTGCCGCAAGCCACTGGCCAGCCGGCGTCCGGTTCGTCCCATCTGCAGCCGATGCAGCGGCCCTCGGCTCTGCCGTCCTCTGCTGCCGGGTACCAGCTCCGAGTGGGTCAGTTCGGCCAACACTACCAGTCTTctgccgcctcctcctcctcctccttcccttcgcCACAGCGTTTCAGCCAGTCGGGACAGAGCTACGACGGCGGTTACAGCGTGAACGCTGGATCCCAGTATGAAGGACACGGCGTGGGTTCTAATGCACAGGCCTATGGGACACAATCAAATTATAGCTATCAGCCTCAATCTATGAAGAATTTTGAACAGGCAAAGATTCCACCAGGGACgcagcagccacagcagcagccgcagcagcaGGCGCAGCAGGCGCAGCAGCACCCCCCTCAGCATGTGATGCAGTACGCCAACGCTGCCACCAAGCTGCCCCTGCAGGGCCAGGTGGGCCAGTATAGCCAGCCCGAGGTTCCTGTGAGGTCCCCCATGCAGTTCCACCAGAACTTCAGCCCCATCTCGAACCCCTCCCCCGCGGCCTCGGTGGTTCAGTCTCCGAGCTGTAGCTCCACCCCGTCTCCTCTGATGCAGAGTGGGGAGAGCCTCCAGTGCGGGCAAGGCAGTGTGCCCATGGGTTCCAGAAACAGAATTTTACAGTTAATGCCCCAGCTCAGCCCGACCCCCTCAATGATGCCCAGCCCTAATTCTCATGCTGCAGGCTTCAAAGGGTTTGGACTAGAAGGAGTGCCAGAAAAGCGACTGACAGATCCTGGGCTGAGTAGTTTGAGCGCCCTGAGTACTCAAGTGGCCAATCTTCCTAATACCGTTCAGCACATGCTACTTTCTGATGCCCTGACACCTCAGAAGAAGACCTCCAAGAGGCCCTCCTCGTCTTCTAAGAAAGCAGACAGCTGCACAAACTCCGAAGGCTCCTCACAGCCTGAAGAACAACTGAAGTCCCCCATGGCAGAGTCGCTGGACGGAGGCTGCTCCAGCAGCTCTGAGGATCAAGGCGAGCGTGTGAGGCAGTTAAGTGGCCAGAGCACCAGCTCCGACACCACCTACAAGGGCGGAGCCTCCGAGAAAGCTGGCTCCTCACCAGCGCAAGGCACTCAGAACGAAGCCCCCAGACTCAATGCCAGTCCTGCAGCCGGAGAAGAGGCTGCCTCGCCAGGCGCTAAGGACACACCGTTGTCATCCGAGGGCAACCCAAAAGTCAATGAGAAGACGGTTGGGGTGATTGTCTCCCGGGAAGCTATGACAAGTCGGGTAGAAAAGCCTGGTGGGCAAGATAAAAGCTCCCAAGAGGATGATCCTGCAGTCACTCAAAGGCCACCCAGCACTGGTGGGGCAAAGGAGACCAGTCACCCATCAGTTCCACAGCCAGAGCCCCCGGGGGGagggagcaaaggaaacaagaatggAGATAATAACTCGAACCACAATGGAGAGGGAAATGGCCAGAGCGGGCACTCCACGGTGGGCCCTGGTTTTATAGGCAGAAGTGAGCCCAGCAAATCTCCTGGAAGCCTGCGCTATAGTTACAAAGATAGTTTCGGGTCGGCCGTGCCAAGAAACGTCAGTAGCTTTCCTCAGTATCCTACGGGACAAGATAAGGGTGATTTCACTGGCCACGGGGAGCGAAAGGGTAGAAATGAGAAGTTCCCTAGCCTCCTGCAGGAAGTGCTTCAGGGCTACCACCACCACCCTGACAGGAGATATTCTAGGAGCACTCAGGAGCATCAGGGCATGGCTGGTGGCCTGGAAGGAGCCACGAGGCCTAACGTCTTGGTCAGTCAAACCAATGAATTGGCTAGCAGGGGCCTTTTGAACAAAAGCATTGGGTCCCTACTAGAAAACCCacactggggcccctgggagaGGAAGTCAAGCGGCACGGCTCCTGAGATGAAACAGATCAATTTGGCTGACTATCCGATTCCCAGAAAGTTTGAAATAGAGCCCCAGTCATCGGCTCATGAGCCCGGGGGTTCCCTCTCTGAAAGAAGATCAGTGATCTGTGATATTTCTCCACTAAGACAGATTGTCAGGGACCCGGGGGCTCACTCACTGGGACACATGGGTGCTGACGCCAGACTTGCAAGGAGTGAACGGCTCAATCCAAGTTTAAGTCAGTCGGTCATTCTTCCGGGTGGGTTGGTATCCATGGAAACAAAGCTGAAATCCCAGAGCGGGCAGATAAAAGAAGAAGACTTTGAACCACCCAAATCTCAAGCTAGTTTCAACAACAAGAAATCCGGAGACCACTGCCATCCTGCTAGCATCAAGCACGAGTCTTACCGCGGCAATGCCAGCCCTGGAGCAGCCCACGATTCCATCTCAGACTATGGCCCACAGGACAGCAGACCCGCGCCAATGCGGCGGGTCCCTGGCAGAGTCGGTGGTCGGGAGGGCATGAGGGGTCGGTCCCCTTCGCAATATCATGACTTCTCAGAAAAACTGAAGATGTCtcctgggaggagcagaggcccAGGGGGAGACCCTCATCACATGAACCCACACATGACCTTCTCGGAGAGGGCCAACCGGACTTCTTTACACGCTCCCTTCTCTCCCAACTCAGAAAGCCTGGCCTCCGCTTACCACACAAATACGCGGGCTCATGCTTATGGGGACCCCAACGCAGGCTTGAATTCTCAGCTCCATTATAAGAGACAGATGTACCAACAGCAACAAGAGGAATACAAAGACTGGAGCAGCAGCTCTGCTCAGGGAGTAATCTCTGCGGCACAGCACAGGCAGGAGGGACCACGGAAGAGCCCGAGGCAGCAGCAGTTTCTCGACAGGGTGCGGAGCCCCCTGAAAAACGACAAAGACGGTATGATGTATGGCCCACCAATGGGGACTTACCACGACCCCAGCGCTCAGGAAGGCGGGCGCTGCCTCATGTCTAGTGACGGTCTGTCTAACAAAGGCATTGAATTGAAGCATGGCTCCCAGAAGCTACAACAAGAATCTTGTTGGGATCTTTCCCGACAGACTTCTCCAGCCAAAAGCAGCGGCCCTCCGGGAATGTCCAATCAGAAAAGGTACGGACCCCCCCATGAGGCCGATGGGCACGGGCTCGCCGAGACCGCACAGTCATCCAAACCCGGCAATGTTATGCTCAGGCTTCCAGGCCAAGAGGATCATTCTTCTCAAAACCCCTTAATCATGCGGAGGCGGGTGCGTTCCTTTATCTCTCCCATCCCCAGCAAGAGGCAGTCACAAGATGTGAAAAACAGTAACACCGAAGATAAAGGGCGCCTCCTTCACCCACCAAAAGAAGGCGCCGATCGAGCATTCAATTCCTATGCGCATCTTTCTCACAGTCAGGATGTCAAGTCTGTCCCTAAGAGAGAATCCTCCAAGGACCTTCCGAGTCCAGATAGTAGGAACTGCCCTGCCGTCACCCTCACGAGCCCTGCTAAGACCAAAATACTGCCCCCTCGGAAAGGACGGGGGTTGAAACTGGAGGCTATAGTTCAGAAGATCACGTCCCCGAATATTAGGAGGAGTGCATCCTCGAACAGCGCGGAGGCTGGGGGAGACACGGTTACTCTCGATGACATACTGTCTTTGAAGAGTGGCCCTCCCGAAGGTGGGAGTGTGGCTGTTCCGGACGctgagatggagaagagaaaaggtgAGCTGGTATCTGACCTAGTCTGTCCCACAAGCCAGGACTTGAACGTAGAAAAGCCCCTGGCGAGGTCTTCCGAGGAGTGGCGTGGCAGTGGGGACGACAAAGTGAAGACCGAAACACACCCAGACACGGTCACCGCTGGAAAGGAACCCCCTGGCACCATGACGTCCACCACCTCACAGAAGCCTGGGAGTAACCAGGGGAGACCAGACGGTTCCCTTGGTGGGACTGCGCCTTTAATCTTTTCTGACGCAAAGAATGTACCTCCAGCGGGCGTGTCGGCCCCTGAGGCAAACCCCAAGGCTGAAGACAAGGAGAGCGATACGGTGACGATTTCCCCCAAACAAGAGGGTTTCCCCCCGAAGGGGTACTTCCCGTCAGGAAAGAAGAAGGGGAGACCCATCGGTAGTGTGAacaagcagaagaaacagcagccaccacctccaccccctcAGCCCCCTCAGATACCAGAAGCTTCTGCAGATGGAGAGCCAAAGCCAAAAAAGCAGAGGCAAAGGCGGGAGAGAAGGAAGCCTGGGGCCCAGCCAAGGAAGCGGAAAACCAAACAGGCGGTTCCCATCGTGGAACCCCAAGAACCTGAGATCAAACTAAAGTATGCCACCCAGCCACTGGATAAAACCGACGCCAAGAACAAGTCTTTTTTCCCTTATATCCATGTAGTAAATAAGTGTGAACTTGGAGCCGTGTGTACAATCATCAATGCTGAAGAAGAAGAACAGACCAAATTGGTGAGGGGTCGGAAGGGTCAGAGGTCTCTGACCCCGCCGCCCAGCAGCACTGAAAGCAAGGTGCTCCCGGCTTCGTCCTTCATGCTGCAGGGCCCCGTCGTGACAGAGTCTTctgttatggggcacctggtttgCTGTCTGTGTGGCAAGTGGGCCAGTTACCGGAACATGGGCGACCTCTTTGGACCCTTTTATCCCCAAGATTATGCAGCCACTCTCCCGAAGAATCCGCCGCCCAAGAGGGCCACGGAAATGCAGAGCAAGGTTAAGGTACGGCACAAAAGCGCGTCCAACGGCTCCAAGACGGacactgaggaggaggaagagcagcaGCAGAAGGAGCAGAGGAGCCTGGCCGCCCACCCCAGGTTTAAGCGGCGACACCGCTCGGAAGACTGTGGCGGGGGCCCTCGGTCCCTGTCCAGGGGGCTCCCTTGTAAGAAAGCAACCACCGAGGGCGGCGGCGAAAAGACCGTTTTGGACTCAAAGCCCTCCGTGCCCACCACTTCCGAAGGTGGCCCCGAGCTGGAGTTACAAATCCCTGAACTACCTCTTGACAGCAATGAATTTTGGGTCCATGAGGGTTGTATTCTCTGGGCCAACGGAATCTACCTGGTGTGCGGCAGGCTCTATGGCCTGCAGGAGGCGCTGGAAATAGCCAGAGAGATG